Proteins from one Terriglobia bacterium genomic window:
- a CDS encoding SLBB domain-containing protein — MKFLRYSLVLISFFICVGLGFAQSPSASPTPPDRFDRPSSGIHITNIPSSQPPLQQQQPFEDRIEESAQERMQRESARVPEFVAPPPEPDIEFQDFVTSSLGYHLNIFGQSLFHNVPSTFAPVDRIPVTPDYLIGPGDELLVRAWGQIDVNYRAVVDRTGAIYLPKVGPISVAGVRYDQLNAYMKAAISRVFKNFDLDVTMGRLRAVQVFVVGQVRRPGSYTVSSLSTLVNALFASGGPSKRGSMRHIVLKRQGKDVTDFDLYNLIAFGDKSKDVQLLSGDVIWVPPVGRLVALAGSVNVPGIYELKEHETLGEVLGYADGFTTTASGQKTFVNRIDDRKVRHTAELDLSSTGLKTELRDGDIVRVLHISPRFDNAVTLRGNVAVPGRYPWRQGMRVKDLIPSRDALVTQEFWKRQNKLAVDLESLTFKSREEVEQDQQRDQENRDKNAPANQPEAQNPPPSTPAGRNQATPPDQRTQQQRDEDLALRVGRTEAQRIKQEELKNEVKRSAAEINWEYAVILRMDPQDLSTHLVPFNLGKAIAGDERENVILEPGDVITIFSQNDMQVPAGQQTKFVRLEGEFVTAGVYQVQPGETLRHLIARVGGLTPQAYLYGAEFMRESTREDQQKRLDEYINDLEQSIERTAGAQRSLSGDEAVAERQTLEGQRRLLDKLRQMRATGRIVLELKPTADDVSKLPDLPLEDGDRLLVPFKPATVNVIGSVYNSNSFIFKPNKTVSDYMRLSGGPTKNGDKGRSFVIRADGTTVSKHGHNGLLVNSFEQARLMPGDTIVVPEKLDKGATLRGFKDWTQIISTFVIGAAAAKVLFP; from the coding sequence ATGAAATTTTTGCGCTATTCATTAGTTCTAATTTCTTTCTTCATTTGCGTTGGCCTTGGTTTCGCGCAAAGCCCGTCAGCTTCGCCCACGCCCCCTGACCGTTTTGATCGTCCGTCTAGCGGCATCCATATCACGAACATCCCAAGTTCACAGCCACCGCTGCAGCAACAACAACCATTTGAGGATCGCATCGAGGAATCGGCACAGGAACGGATGCAAAGAGAATCGGCGAGAGTTCCTGAATTTGTAGCGCCTCCCCCGGAGCCTGACATCGAATTCCAGGATTTTGTAACCAGTTCGCTTGGTTACCACCTCAACATATTCGGCCAAAGCCTCTTCCACAATGTTCCGTCCACTTTTGCGCCGGTGGACCGCATTCCAGTCACGCCAGATTATCTGATCGGGCCCGGCGACGAATTGCTGGTGCGCGCCTGGGGTCAGATTGACGTTAACTATCGTGCCGTGGTGGACCGCACCGGCGCAATCTACCTGCCCAAAGTGGGCCCTATCAGCGTGGCGGGTGTGCGCTATGACCAGCTGAATGCATATATGAAGGCGGCAATCAGCCGCGTGTTCAAGAACTTTGATCTTGATGTCACGATGGGGCGCCTGCGCGCTGTCCAGGTATTTGTGGTTGGCCAAGTGCGGCGTCCGGGCTCTTACACAGTCAGCTCGTTAAGCACGCTGGTGAATGCGCTGTTCGCGTCCGGAGGCCCATCCAAGCGCGGCTCTATGCGGCACATCGTGCTGAAGCGCCAGGGCAAAGACGTGACCGACTTCGATCTTTACAACCTGATCGCTTTTGGCGACAAGAGCAAGGACGTGCAATTGCTTTCTGGCGATGTAATCTGGGTGCCGCCTGTAGGCCGCCTGGTTGCACTGGCCGGCAGCGTCAACGTGCCGGGGATTTACGAATTGAAAGAGCATGAGACGCTGGGCGAAGTCCTTGGCTATGCCGACGGTTTTACCACTACCGCTTCCGGGCAGAAAACGTTTGTTAACCGCATTGACGATCGCAAGGTCCGCCATACCGCTGAGCTGGATCTTTCAAGCACTGGATTAAAGACGGAGCTGCGGGATGGCGACATCGTACGGGTCCTTCATATTTCGCCACGATTTGACAATGCCGTTACCTTGCGTGGCAACGTGGCTGTGCCGGGCCGTTACCCGTGGCGGCAGGGAATGCGCGTCAAGGACCTGATTCCCAGCCGCGATGCGCTGGTCACGCAAGAATTCTGGAAGCGCCAGAATAAGCTCGCCGTTGATCTGGAAAGCCTAACGTTCAAGTCGCGCGAAGAGGTTGAGCAGGACCAACAGCGCGACCAGGAGAACCGCGACAAAAACGCTCCGGCGAACCAGCCCGAAGCCCAGAATCCGCCGCCTTCCACTCCAGCAGGACGAAATCAAGCCACACCACCCGATCAACGCACGCAGCAACAACGCGACGAGGACCTGGCATTGCGAGTTGGACGCACAGAAGCGCAGCGCATCAAGCAGGAAGAGCTTAAGAATGAAGTAAAGCGTTCCGCGGCTGAAATTAATTGGGAATATGCGGTCATTCTAAGAATGGATCCGCAGGACCTCAGTACTCATCTGGTGCCTTTTAACCTGGGCAAAGCCATTGCCGGTGACGAAAGAGAAAATGTAATTCTTGAGCCCGGCGACGTGATTACAATCTTTTCGCAGAACGATATGCAGGTCCCGGCGGGACAGCAGACCAAATTTGTTCGGTTGGAAGGCGAGTTTGTCACAGCCGGCGTTTATCAAGTCCAACCCGGCGAAACGTTGCGTCACCTGATCGCGCGAGTTGGCGGCCTTACGCCGCAGGCTTATTTATACGGCGCCGAATTCATGCGTGAGTCCACCCGGGAAGACCAGCAGAAACGGCTGGACGAGTACATCAACGACCTGGAGCAATCGATTGAGAGAACCGCAGGTGCGCAAAGGAGTCTGAGCGGGGACGAAGCAGTGGCGGAAAGACAAACTCTTGAAGGCCAGCGTCGGTTGCTGGACAAACTCCGCCAGATGAGAGCGACTGGACGCATCGTACTTGAACTTAAACCTACAGCCGATGATGTGAGCAAATTACCGGACCTCCCGCTTGAGGATGGTGACCGATTGCTGGTCCCATTCAAGCCGGCCACGGTGAACGTGATTGGCTCGGTCTACAACAGCAACTCTTTTATCTTCAAACCGAACAAGACCGTCAGCGATTACATGCGTCTTTCCGGCGGTCCTACAAAAAACGGCGACAAGGGCAGGTCGTTTGTAATCCGCGCAGACGGCACAACCGTGAGCAAGCATGGTCACAATGGGCTGCTGGTAAATAGTTTTGAACAGGCACGACTGATGCCGGGCGATACGATTGTGGTGCCGGAAAAACTGGACAAAGGCGCAACGCTGAGAGGCTTTAAGGATTGGACCCAGATCATCAGCACGTTTGTGATTGGAGCGGCAGCGGCCAAAGTGCTCTTCCCGTAA
- the rfbD gene encoding dTDP-4-dehydrorhamnose reductase codes for MNRADLKIVIVGRNGQLAREANQRFQGLGQMICLGRPEFDLLDVNSVREEIRKIKPTVIVNTAAYTAVDQAESEPEAAMKINSEAPAAMADEAKRLDALFITYSTDYVFDGKSATPYSETNPTAPLNVYGASKLSGERAVEAVGGNHLIFRTSWVYGARGKNFLKTILKLAAERPELRIVDDQVGAPTWSRDLADATRKIIEKLVARSSSARTSIGEALGDRRGIYHMTASGSVSWCGFAAAILEEMGKHGLSRGTLAKLVPIPSSEYPTPAVRPHNSRLCNEKLKNAFGVTLPAWRESLAAVMNELG; via the coding sequence ATGAATCGAGCTGATCTAAAAATCGTGATTGTTGGCCGTAACGGTCAACTTGCACGGGAAGCAAACCAGCGATTTCAAGGGCTGGGCCAGATGATTTGTTTGGGACGGCCCGAGTTCGATCTGTTGGACGTAAATAGCGTGCGGGAAGAGATTCGCAAGATAAAACCGACGGTAATAGTCAATACCGCAGCTTATACGGCGGTTGACCAGGCAGAATCTGAGCCTGAAGCCGCAATGAAAATAAATTCCGAAGCGCCGGCAGCGATGGCGGATGAAGCAAAGCGGTTAGACGCATTATTTATTACCTACTCCACTGACTATGTTTTCGACGGAAAGAGCGCCACGCCCTACAGCGAGACCAATCCGACAGCGCCGCTCAACGTGTATGGCGCGAGCAAGTTGAGTGGCGAGCGGGCTGTGGAAGCCGTGGGCGGAAATCATCTGATATTTCGCACGTCATGGGTGTATGGCGCGCGCGGCAAGAATTTTCTAAAGACCATTCTCAAGCTGGCTGCGGAACGACCGGAATTGAGAATTGTGGATGATCAAGTGGGCGCGCCGACCTGGAGCCGTGATCTGGCCGACGCAACAAGGAAGATTATCGAAAAGCTGGTGGCGCGATCCTCTTCAGCCAGGACTTCTATAGGCGAGGCGTTGGGTGATCGCCGCGGCATCTATCACATGACTGCCAGTGGAAGCGTCTCATGGTGCGGGTTTGCAGCCGCGATCCTGGAAGAGATGGGGAAGCATGGTTTATCGAGGGGCACTTTGGCGAAACTTGTGCCCATACCGAGCAGCGAGTATCCAACGCCTGCCGTGAGACCGCATAATTCACGCCTGTGTAATGAGAAGCTGAAGAATGCTTTTGGCGTGACGCTGCCAGCGTGGAGGGAATCCCTTGCAGCCGTAATGAATGAGCTTGGTTGA
- the rfbB gene encoding dTDP-glucose 4,6-dehydratase gives MTRSQQSILVTGGAGFIGSNFILHWLAQEGSRVVNLDKLTYAGNPANLAELSDDNRYVFARGDINDAELVSDLLQRHKPVAIVHFAAESHVDRSIHNAQEFIRTNIEGTFQLLQAARQYWNGLAETEKQNFRFLHVSTDEVYGSLGPTDPAFTEKTPFAPNSPYAASKASADHLVRAFHHTYRLPTLTTNCSNNYGPYQFPEKLIPLMIHNATMGKPLPVYGDGLNVRDWLYVKDHCEAIRQVLSKGRVGECYNIGGNSEKSNIEVIREICAVLSELKPGGGYESLVTYVKDRPGHDRRYAMDCTKIRSELGWTPSESFSSGLRKTVEWYLAHEEWVASVTSGAYREWINLHYHTAP, from the coding sequence ATGACAAGATCACAGCAATCGATTCTGGTGACGGGCGGGGCTGGTTTTATCGGCTCCAATTTCATATTGCATTGGCTGGCGCAGGAAGGTTCGCGCGTGGTGAACCTTGATAAGCTCACATACGCTGGGAATCCCGCCAACCTGGCTGAGCTTAGCGACGACAATCGTTACGTGTTCGCGCGTGGCGACATCAATGATGCGGAGCTGGTAAGCGATTTACTGCAACGCCACAAGCCGGTTGCAATCGTTCATTTTGCAGCGGAAAGCCATGTGGACCGTTCCATCCACAATGCTCAGGAATTTATCCGTACCAACATTGAGGGAACGTTCCAATTGCTTCAGGCCGCGCGCCAGTATTGGAACGGTCTCGCTGAAACGGAGAAGCAGAATTTTCGTTTTCTGCACGTTTCAACCGATGAAGTATATGGATCGCTTGGACCCACCGATCCGGCCTTTACGGAAAAGACGCCATTTGCTCCCAACAGCCCGTATGCGGCTTCAAAAGCTTCTGCCGATCATCTGGTGAGAGCGTTTCATCACACGTATCGACTGCCCACGCTGACCACCAACTGCTCAAACAATTATGGCCCTTACCAGTTTCCGGAAAAACTGATTCCGCTGATGATCCACAATGCGACGATGGGAAAGCCTTTGCCGGTTTATGGCGACGGGTTGAATGTCCGCGATTGGCTTTATGTTAAAGACCATTGCGAAGCGATTCGCCAGGTGCTAAGCAAGGGCCGCGTAGGCGAGTGTTACAACATCGGCGGCAACAGTGAGAAGAGCAATATCGAGGTGATCCGGGAGATTTGTGCGGTCCTTTCTGAGCTAAAGCCCGGCGGCGGATATGAATCATTGGTCACATATGTCAAAGACCGGCCCGGCCACGATCGGCGATACGCAATGGACTGCACCAAAATCCGCAGCGAACTGGGATGGACACCGAGCGAAAGTTTTTCCAGCGGATTGCGCAAGACAGTCGAGTGGTATTTGGCGCATGAAGAATGGGTCGCATCCGTGACTTCAGGCGCATACAGGGAATGGATCAATCTTCACTATCACACCGCACCGTGA
- a CDS encoding UDP-glucose/GDP-mannose dehydrogenase family protein: MQIAVIGSGYVGLVAAACFAELGHKVVCVDNNVERIAALNAGEVLIHEEFLPEVLGRNHGRRLTFSCDSAEAIRGATAIVIAVGTPQGADGQADLSYVESVAHEIAQRSNGYKLIVEKSTVPVYTNAWIQKLMLQNGCAIEDFDVVSNPEFLREGTAVTDFLYPDRIVVGADSDRARKLMREIYAPLLNGSYSRESGAVPGPDSVEEMEYLETSTQSAELIKHASNAFLAMKISFINMVANVSERVGADIEEVRRGIGSDKRIGQKFLRAGIGYGGSCFPKDVAAFQSVARACGSRWSLLEEVSRINQEQIDRFLQKVRKAVGTLKGKRIAALGLAFKGGTDDIRESPAINVIQGLLAEGCKIICFDPAAMGKAKEVLGKTVTYARDAYAAADNADALLILTEWKEFAALDLKRMSRLLAVPLVLDGRNLYSPETMSQAGITYYSVGRSNRKNHSVDFAMQDGALQLRPISGD, encoded by the coding sequence GTGCAAATTGCTGTCATCGGTTCTGGTTATGTAGGGCTTGTTGCTGCGGCTTGCTTTGCCGAACTTGGCCACAAGGTTGTGTGTGTGGACAACAATGTAGAGAGGATCGCCGCCCTGAACGCCGGGGAAGTCTTAATCCATGAGGAATTTTTGCCTGAAGTGCTGGGACGCAACCATGGCCGGCGGCTGACATTCTCTTGTGATTCGGCTGAAGCCATCCGCGGGGCCACCGCCATTGTGATTGCGGTGGGAACGCCACAGGGGGCCGACGGGCAGGCAGATCTCTCCTATGTGGAATCCGTGGCCCATGAGATCGCGCAGCGGTCGAATGGCTACAAGCTGATCGTCGAAAAGAGTACCGTACCCGTCTATACCAATGCGTGGATACAGAAGTTAATGCTGCAAAACGGCTGCGCCATTGAAGATTTTGATGTTGTCTCCAATCCTGAATTTTTGCGTGAGGGAACTGCTGTAACTGATTTCCTTTATCCAGACCGGATTGTGGTTGGCGCGGACAGCGATCGGGCCAGAAAACTCATGCGGGAAATTTACGCACCGCTGCTCAACGGAAGCTATTCCCGTGAGTCCGGAGCTGTTCCCGGTCCGGATAGCGTTGAGGAGATGGAGTATCTGGAAACCTCGACGCAAAGCGCGGAACTCATCAAGCACGCTTCGAATGCTTTTCTAGCCATGAAAATCTCTTTCATCAACATGGTAGCCAATGTGTCAGAGCGTGTCGGGGCTGATATTGAAGAAGTTCGCCGCGGAATCGGAAGCGATAAACGTATCGGCCAGAAATTTCTGAGGGCCGGAATAGGTTATGGCGGTTCCTGCTTTCCCAAAGACGTCGCTGCATTTCAATCTGTAGCGCGTGCGTGCGGCAGCCGCTGGAGCCTGCTGGAAGAAGTATCGCGTATAAACCAGGAGCAAATTGACCGGTTTTTGCAGAAAGTTCGTAAAGCAGTGGGAACACTCAAAGGCAAGCGCATTGCCGCCCTGGGGCTGGCATTCAAAGGCGGTACGGATGACATACGGGAATCACCGGCAATCAATGTCATCCAGGGCCTGCTGGCGGAAGGCTGCAAAATAATCTGTTTTGACCCTGCGGCAATGGGAAAAGCAAAAGAAGTTCTGGGAAAGACCGTAACTTACGCCAGGGACGCTTATGCCGCGGCGGACAATGCTGACGCGCTGCTTATCTTGACGGAATGGAAGGAGTTTGCGGCGTTGGACCTTAAGCGTATGAGTAGATTGCTGGCTGTTCCCCTGGTTCTGGATGGAAGAAATTTATATTCTCCTGAAACGATGTCACAGGCTGGGATCACTTATTACAGTGTGGGACGGTCAAACCGCAAGAACCACTCCGTGGATTTTGCCATGCAGGATGGAGCACTCCAGTTGCGGCCAATTTCCGGAGATTAA
- a CDS encoding glycosyltransferase yields the protein MALALGVPVHCLGLRRNAPNPFRVLSILPLARRISPQLVQGWMYHGNLMASMAALAWRKNAVRQKPPVLWNIRQTVYDLRRERWLTARLIRLGARLSAGPAAIIYNSQTSASQHESLGYRAEKRVIIPNGFDCQLLRPDEAARKAVRAELVITDDIVLVGLVARYHPMKDHVGFLKAAAMVVRSHPQTRFVLDGSGISCKQPELAEAIQQNELQAHVILLGERSDIPRLNNAFDIGCSASAWGEGFSNSIGEAMACGVPCAVTDVGDSAYIVADSGFVAPPRAPEALAHAIVRLINVGRSGRQQLGAKARQRIETEFSLPAIVQRYEDLYLTHFQK from the coding sequence TTGGCCCTCGCGCTGGGCGTCCCGGTCCATTGCCTGGGATTGAGGCGCAATGCGCCGAACCCTTTTCGCGTCCTCTCCATCCTGCCGCTGGCCCGGCGCATTAGTCCCCAGCTTGTCCAGGGATGGATGTATCACGGCAACCTGATGGCCAGCATGGCCGCGCTGGCCTGGCGGAAAAATGCCGTGCGCCAGAAGCCGCCGGTGCTCTGGAACATCCGGCAGACCGTTTACGATCTGCGCCGTGAGCGATGGCTGACCGCGAGACTCATTCGCCTGGGCGCGCGTCTTTCCGCCGGCCCCGCTGCCATCATTTACAACAGCCAAACCAGCGCTAGCCAGCATGAGAGTCTAGGCTATCGCGCGGAAAAACGAGTGATCATTCCCAATGGCTTTGACTGCCAACTCCTGCGTCCGGATGAAGCTGCGCGGAAGGCAGTTCGGGCAGAACTGGTCATCACCGACGATATTGTTTTGGTCGGCTTGGTAGCTCGCTACCATCCTATGAAGGACCATGTAGGTTTCCTCAAGGCTGCTGCCATGGTAGTTCGATCTCATCCGCAAACTAGGTTCGTGCTGGATGGGAGCGGCATTAGCTGTAAGCAACCAGAGTTAGCGGAAGCAATCCAGCAAAATGAACTTCAAGCCCACGTTATCCTGCTGGGTGAGCGATCTGACATTCCACGCTTGAACAATGCATTCGATATCGGTTGTTCCGCCTCCGCCTGGGGAGAAGGTTTTTCCAACTCCATTGGTGAGGCCATGGCCTGCGGCGTTCCGTGTGCGGTAACAGACGTGGGCGATAGTGCGTACATTGTGGCCGATAGCGGTTTTGTTGCTCCGCCGCGTGCACCTGAAGCTCTTGCCCATGCTATTGTACGCCTGATTAACGTGGGTAGATCGGGCCGCCAGCAGCTAGGAGCCAAGGCGCGGCAACGAATTGAAACCGAATTCAGCCTTCCGGCCATTGTCCAAAGGTATGAGGATCTTTACCTGACCCACTTCCAAAAATAA
- the rfbA gene encoding glucose-1-phosphate thymidylyltransferase RfbA, producing MNQERKGIILAGGSGSRLHPVTQAVSKQLLPIYDKPMIYYPISVLMLARIRNILIISTPADTPRFEQLLGDGRRWGLNLSYAVQPAPEGLAQAFIIGKQFLAGSASALILGDNIFYGQDLSNCLRSASARTEGATVFAYPVNDPERYGVIEFDRAGKALSIEEKPKAPKSRYAVTGLYFYDPEVVEVAAQLKPSARGELEITDVNRWYLERGRLAAEIFGRGMAWLDTGTHDSLLEASSFIQTIEKRQGLKVSCPEEIAFKLGFISAAELEALAQAHSSNGYGQYLRGLLERPAF from the coding sequence ATGAATCAGGAACGTAAGGGCATTATTCTGGCGGGCGGCTCGGGAAGCCGGTTGCATCCGGTAACCCAGGCTGTTTCCAAGCAACTGCTGCCCATTTATGACAAGCCGATGATCTACTATCCGATCAGTGTGTTGATGCTGGCCCGGATCAGAAACATTCTTATCATTTCCACTCCTGCAGATACGCCGCGCTTTGAGCAGCTCCTGGGGGATGGCCGCCGATGGGGACTCAATTTAAGTTATGCCGTGCAGCCCGCGCCGGAAGGTCTGGCGCAGGCATTCATCATTGGCAAGCAGTTTCTTGCGGGAAGCGCGAGCGCGCTGATTTTGGGCGATAACATTTTTTATGGGCAGGATCTGTCAAATTGCCTGCGGAGCGCTTCAGCCCGGACTGAAGGCGCGACAGTCTTTGCTTATCCGGTCAACGACCCAGAGCGCTACGGCGTGATTGAGTTTGATCGAGCGGGCAAGGCATTAAGCATTGAGGAAAAACCCAAAGCACCCAAGTCCCGCTACGCCGTGACGGGGCTGTACTTTTACGATCCTGAGGTCGTGGAAGTTGCGGCGCAGTTGAAACCTTCAGCGCGTGGCGAACTGGAGATTACGGACGTGAACCGCTGGTATCTTGAGCGTGGCCGCCTTGCGGCAGAAATCTTTGGCCGCGGTATGGCATGGCTCGATACAGGCACACACGACTCTCTGCTTGAAGCTTCTTCCTTTATTCAAACCATTGAAAAGCGCCAGGGACTGAAAGTTTCCTGTCCGGAAGAGATAGCATTCAAGCTTGGGTTCATCAGCGCCGCGGAGCTTGAGGCCCTGGCGCAGGCGCACAGCTCCAATGGATACGGACAATATCTTCGCGGGCTGCTGGAGAGGCCTGCTTTCTAG
- a CDS encoding helix-turn-helix domain-containing protein → MQRMRVIEKAVDGRLSVREAAGLLQRSERQVQRLKRRYRPDSADWVRHGNRGKPRTWALDQSLRQRVLELATGKYAGFNDSHLRQKLVENEGLTLSRESVRRVLRKAKRPSPQSVVHVSIAPVVRASPVSDWR, encoded by the coding sequence TTGCAGAGAATGCGAGTGATTGAAAAAGCAGTGGACGGGCGGCTGAGCGTACGTGAAGCCGCCGGTCTACTGCAGCGCAGTGAACGCCAGGTGCAGCGCCTCAAGCGCCGTTACCGGCCCGACTCCGCCGACTGGGTGCGGCATGGCAATCGTGGTAAACCCAGAACCTGGGCCCTGGATCAATCCCTGCGTCAGCGCGTGTTGGAATTAGCTACGGGCAAGTATGCCGGCTTCAATGACTCTCATTTGCGGCAAAAGTTGGTCGAGAACGAAGGCCTTACCTTGAGCCGAGAGAGCGTACGTCGCGTTTTACGCAAGGCCAAACGCCCCTCTCCCCAGAGCGTCGTCCACGTCAGTATCGCTCCCGTCGTCCGCGCCAGCCCCGTTTCGGACTGGCGCTGA